One window from the genome of Streptomyces sp. NBC_00708 encodes:
- a CDS encoding hydroxyacid dehydrogenase, producing MSTGLLDDVFPPAVRSRLEETAELLEPSVISEFDSPAAGRALSEAEVLLTGWGCPPVDTALLDRAPGLRAVVHAAGTVKTFLSPAAFDRGIVVSSAAAANAVPVAEFTLAAIIMGAKRVFPLAGLYRSRRTHRTAADLDRHHWLGTHGLTVGVVGASRIGRRVIELLRDALDADVLLHDPYVSAAEATLLGVTPVDLDTLVATSDVVSLHAPDTPETRGIIDARRIGLMRPGTLLVNTARGPLVDTEALTPHLVSGRLDAVLDVTSPEPLPPGHPLWDLPNVFLTPHLAGAQGNEVGRLGALAVDELARYARGEPFGHPVHRADLGRIA from the coding sequence ATGAGCACGGGTCTGCTGGACGATGTCTTCCCGCCCGCCGTCCGGTCCCGGCTCGAAGAGACCGCCGAGCTGCTCGAACCCTCGGTGATCAGCGAGTTCGACTCCCCCGCCGCCGGCCGGGCACTGTCCGAGGCGGAGGTGCTGCTGACGGGCTGGGGCTGCCCCCCGGTGGACACGGCGCTGCTGGACCGCGCACCCGGGCTGCGGGCCGTCGTCCACGCGGCCGGGACGGTGAAGACGTTTCTGTCGCCGGCCGCCTTCGACCGAGGGATCGTCGTCTCGTCGGCCGCCGCGGCCAACGCCGTACCGGTGGCCGAGTTCACCCTGGCCGCGATCATCATGGGCGCCAAGCGCGTCTTCCCGCTCGCGGGGCTCTACCGCTCCCGCCGCACCCACCGCACCGCCGCCGACCTGGACCGCCACCACTGGCTCGGCACCCATGGTCTGACCGTAGGAGTGGTCGGCGCCTCCCGGATCGGCCGCCGCGTGATCGAGCTGCTGCGGGACGCGCTGGACGCGGACGTGCTGCTCCACGACCCCTACGTGAGCGCCGCCGAGGCCACCCTGCTCGGTGTGACCCCGGTCGACCTGGACACCCTCGTGGCCACCAGCGACGTGGTCAGCCTGCACGCCCCGGACACGCCAGAGACCCGGGGGATCATCGACGCCCGCCGGATCGGCCTGATGCGGCCCGGGACCCTGCTCGTCAACACGGCGCGCGGCCCGCTGGTGGACACCGAGGCGCTCACCCCGCACCTGGTCAGCGGCCGGCTCGACGCGGTCCTCGACGTGACCTCCCCGGAGCCGCTGCCGCCCGGCCACCCCTTGTGGGACCTGCCCAACGTGTTCCTGACCCCGCACCTGGCGGGCGCCCAGGGCAACGAGGTCGGACGGCTCGGCGCGCTCGCGGTCGACGAGCTGGCGCGGTACGCGCGGGGCGAGCCCTTCGGGCATCCCGTGCACCGGGCGGACCTGGGGAGGATCGCGTGA
- a CDS encoding extracellular solute-binding protein, producing MLSSTPINRRALFRLGAGVGLGLAAAPLLAACGDGGATAKAEAKSASLLPRSAVRNIGLEPDLAGTAAGVPQGFFSYPAKPLRATRTTPLKGAKPISAAMETFSPPPPSRGKNAAWQEIEKLLGGQVDITAVPADDYGTKFSTMVASDSLPDLFMYPESGGVDNKAAFLQAKCADLTPHLAGDAVKDYPNLAAIPEGAWQGAIFGGKLYGIPIARTGTAGAGVYRHDLFEEVGVTSLDQITDLDRFVEVCKELTRPKEDRYAIIAGVTTMLAMSAGAPNFWRLDEKTGKFTLDLETPEYRKAVETARLLYKAGCYYPGTLQMSGAQKAQYTDMFKNGKGAYVYDGMPTYLAPGVGYIAAMKAIDKKFDPRPFVPVGKDAVAWMDNVALQNTHVSKASGDRVKEILRFADFAASPFGSLEYTLINYGVEGKDFTRDDQGNPALTKQGTQDVTVPWKFAASAVPAIFSADSEQGVRHVHDTFTKMIPMMVPDPTLRYSSPTWDSKSAGSLGTLKGDVLKDIIAGRKPMSAYDQLVKDYLAKGGEQARGEFEEAFQKGKK from the coding sequence GTGTTGAGCTCCACCCCCATCAACCGCAGAGCACTCTTCCGCCTCGGTGCCGGCGTCGGTCTCGGACTGGCCGCCGCCCCGCTGCTCGCCGCCTGCGGCGACGGCGGTGCGACCGCGAAGGCCGAGGCCAAGAGCGCGTCCCTGCTCCCGCGCAGCGCCGTCCGCAACATCGGGCTCGAGCCCGACCTGGCGGGCACAGCGGCCGGCGTCCCGCAGGGCTTCTTCAGCTACCCGGCCAAGCCGCTGCGGGCCACGAGGACCACCCCGCTCAAGGGGGCGAAGCCGATCAGCGCGGCCATGGAAACCTTCTCCCCGCCGCCGCCCTCGCGCGGCAAGAACGCCGCCTGGCAGGAGATCGAGAAGCTCCTCGGCGGACAGGTGGACATCACGGCCGTCCCCGCCGACGACTACGGCACCAAGTTCTCCACGATGGTCGCCAGCGACAGCCTGCCCGACCTCTTCATGTACCCGGAGAGCGGCGGCGTCGACAACAAGGCCGCCTTCCTCCAGGCCAAGTGCGCCGACCTCACCCCGCACCTCGCCGGGGACGCGGTCAAGGACTACCCCAACCTCGCCGCCATCCCGGAGGGCGCCTGGCAGGGTGCGATCTTCGGCGGCAAGCTCTATGGCATCCCCATCGCCCGCACCGGCACCGCCGGCGCCGGGGTCTACCGCCACGACTTGTTCGAGGAGGTCGGCGTCACCAGCCTCGACCAGATCACGGACCTTGACCGGTTCGTCGAGGTCTGCAAGGAGCTGACCCGCCCCAAGGAGGACCGGTACGCCATCATCGCGGGCGTCACCACCATGCTCGCCATGTCCGCCGGTGCGCCCAACTTCTGGCGCCTGGACGAGAAGACGGGCAAGTTCACCCTCGACCTGGAGACCCCGGAGTACCGCAAGGCGGTCGAGACGGCCCGCCTGCTGTACAAGGCCGGCTGCTACTACCCGGGCACCCTCCAGATGTCCGGGGCGCAGAAGGCCCAGTACACGGACATGTTCAAGAACGGCAAGGGCGCGTACGTCTACGACGGCATGCCCACGTACCTCGCGCCGGGCGTCGGCTACATCGCCGCGATGAAGGCGATCGACAAGAAGTTCGACCCGCGCCCCTTCGTGCCCGTCGGCAAGGACGCCGTCGCCTGGATGGACAACGTCGCCCTCCAGAACACCCACGTCAGCAAGGCGTCCGGGGACCGCGTCAAGGAGATCCTGCGGTTCGCCGACTTCGCGGCCTCGCCGTTCGGCAGCCTGGAGTACACCCTCATCAACTACGGCGTCGAGGGCAAGGACTTCACCCGCGACGACCAGGGCAACCCGGCGCTCACCAAGCAGGGCACCCAGGACGTCACCGTCCCCTGGAAGTTCGCCGCCTCCGCGGTGCCCGCAATCTTCAGCGCCGACTCCGAGCAGGGCGTGCGCCACGTCCACGACACCTTCACCAAGATGATCCCGATGATGGTGCCGGACCCGACGCTGCGGTACTCCTCGCCCACCTGGGACTCCAAGAGCGCCGGCAGCCTCGGCACCCTCAAGGGCGACGTGCTCAAGGACATCATCGCCGGCCGCAAGCCCATGTCCGCCTACGACCAGCTGGTCAAGGACTATCTGGCCAAGGGCGGCGAGCAGGCCCGCGGCGAGTTCGAGGAAGCCTTCCAGAAGGGCAAGAAGTGA
- a CDS encoding M1 family metallopeptidase: MTTRRSVLALGTAAAAAAVAVPVLGTPAAARPHGFHPEPGSDGVGDPLFPTLGNGGYQVTHYDLTFDFTPVTYDFTATVRISARATQDLSAFNLDTDGHTIDAVTVAGRPATWQLSAGRSGQELTVTPARPVRDRQAFTVEIRYRGNGKAPRLGLTGWRFGTDGGFASAAQSSRADTFLPCNDTPSDKATWTFHISAPEGYVATANGELTHRTPRADGSTVWHFALRERMATELIAIAVVKGTYLHGNSHRGLPLRHIVPQGKEDTYAPIVARTADHLAWLEAKFGRYPFSVYGVHIYDGYTDALENQTLSLFGTNWFKPDAQGRPGYETTMVHELVHQWFGDSVTPHDWQQAWLNEGPAVYYAGLYGEERGWSVLADKMKAVYEKLDAVRAADGPPGLPKALGGTNIYDGGALVLYALNQRIGGRSFDTVMREWVRRFKDSTYTSEQFIRHTVDVTRDRSLDPFLRDWLFGPVNPPMPGHPDWKATA; this comes from the coding sequence GTGACCACCCGACGCTCGGTCCTCGCCCTCGGCACCGCCGCCGCGGCGGCAGCGGTCGCCGTCCCCGTCCTCGGTACGCCCGCCGCCGCCCGGCCGCACGGCTTCCACCCGGAGCCCGGCTCCGACGGCGTCGGCGACCCGCTCTTCCCCACCCTCGGCAACGGCGGCTACCAGGTCACCCACTACGACCTCACCTTCGACTTCACCCCGGTGACGTACGACTTCACCGCGACCGTGAGGATCAGCGCGCGGGCCACCCAGGACCTGTCCGCCTTCAACCTCGACACCGACGGCCACACCATCGACGCCGTCACCGTCGCAGGCCGCCCCGCGACCTGGCAGCTGAGCGCCGGCCGGAGCGGCCAGGAACTGACCGTCACCCCGGCCCGCCCGGTCCGCGACCGCCAGGCGTTCACCGTCGAGATCCGCTACCGGGGCAACGGCAAGGCGCCCCGGCTGGGCCTCACCGGCTGGCGGTTCGGCACCGACGGCGGCTTCGCATCGGCCGCCCAGTCCTCCCGCGCCGACACTTTCCTGCCCTGCAACGACACCCCCTCCGACAAGGCGACGTGGACCTTCCACATCAGCGCCCCCGAGGGGTACGTCGCCACCGCCAACGGCGAACTCACCCACCGCACCCCGCGCGCCGACGGCTCCACCGTCTGGCACTTCGCCCTCCGCGAGCGCATGGCCACCGAACTCATCGCCATCGCCGTCGTCAAGGGCACCTACCTCCACGGCAACAGCCACCGCGGCCTGCCCCTGCGCCACATCGTCCCCCAGGGCAAGGAGGACACATACGCCCCGATCGTGGCCCGCACCGCCGACCATCTCGCCTGGCTGGAGGCGAAGTTCGGCCGCTACCCGTTCTCCGTCTACGGGGTGCACATCTACGACGGCTACACCGACGCGCTGGAGAACCAGACCCTCTCGCTCTTCGGCACCAACTGGTTCAAGCCCGACGCCCAGGGCCGCCCCGGCTACGAGACCACCATGGTCCACGAGCTCGTCCACCAGTGGTTCGGCGACTCCGTCACCCCGCACGACTGGCAGCAGGCCTGGCTCAACGAGGGCCCCGCCGTCTACTACGCCGGTCTGTACGGCGAGGAGCGCGGCTGGTCCGTCCTCGCCGACAAGATGAAGGCCGTCTACGAGAAGCTCGACGCCGTCCGCGCCGCCGACGGCCCGCCCGGACTCCCCAAGGCGCTCGGCGGCACCAACATCTACGACGGCGGCGCCCTCGTCCTCTACGCCCTGAACCAGCGCATCGGCGGGCGGTCCTTCGACACCGTCATGCGCGAGTGGGTCAGGCGTTTCAAGGACTCCACGTACACCTCCGAGCAGTTCATCCGGCACACCGTCGACGTCACCCGTGACCGCTCCCTCGACCCGTTCCTGCGCGACTGGCTCTTCGGGCCCGTCAACCCGCCCATGCCCGGCCACCCCGACTGGAAGGCCACCGCGTGA
- a CDS encoding carbohydrate ABC transporter permease produces MERPTRIGQTAKAVAVVVVVLAVAYPLAGVIGTSFASQTDIIKSSGLVLWPDHPTLDAYRTIFTGGVVTRALIVSLGITVFGTLASLLVTVGMAYGLSRREVTGSRFILMTALFTMLFNAGIIPNFLLVKGLGLYDTYAALVMPTLVSAFNLVVLRSFFMNLPEELYDAAKVDGAGDFRILVRVVLPLSKAVLAVISLFYAVTYWNAFFNSLLYLNDSDKWPLPMVLRTYVLQGQSLDSASAGEVLAPQQAVQMAVLVIAVVPILCVYPFLQRYFTKGVLTGAIKG; encoded by the coding sequence ATGGAGCGCCCGACCCGCATCGGTCAGACCGCGAAAGCCGTCGCCGTCGTCGTGGTCGTCCTCGCCGTCGCGTATCCGCTGGCCGGCGTCATCGGGACGAGCTTCGCCTCGCAGACCGACATCATCAAGAGCTCTGGCCTCGTCCTGTGGCCGGACCACCCCACCCTCGACGCCTACCGCACGATCTTCACCGGAGGCGTCGTCACCCGGGCCCTGATCGTCTCGCTCGGCATCACCGTGTTCGGAACCCTCGCCAGCCTCCTCGTCACCGTCGGCATGGCATACGGGCTCTCCCGCCGCGAGGTCACCGGCTCCCGGTTCATCCTGATGACCGCCCTGTTCACCATGCTGTTCAACGCGGGCATCATCCCGAACTTCCTGCTGGTCAAGGGACTCGGCCTGTACGACACCTACGCGGCGCTCGTCATGCCCACCCTGGTGAGCGCCTTCAACCTGGTCGTCCTGCGGTCGTTCTTCATGAACCTGCCGGAGGAGCTGTACGACGCGGCCAAGGTGGACGGCGCCGGGGACTTCCGCATCCTGGTCCGGGTCGTCCTGCCGCTGTCCAAGGCCGTCCTCGCCGTCATCAGCCTCTTCTACGCGGTGACGTACTGGAACGCCTTCTTCAACTCGCTCCTGTACCTCAACGACTCCGACAAGTGGCCGCTGCCCATGGTGCTGAGGACCTACGTCCTCCAGGGCCAGAGCCTCGACTCCGCATCGGCCGGCGAAGTGCTCGCCCCGCAGCAGGCCGTGCAGATGGCGGTCCTGGTGATCGCCGTCGTCCCGATCCTCTGCGTCTACCCCTTCCTCCAGCGCTACTTCACCAAGGGCGTGCTCACCGGCGCCATCAAGGGCTGA
- a CDS encoding HAD family phosphatase — protein sequence MKPRVFLFDLGGVVCRFHRERRLDRLGAACGLPAHRVEEELYASGLISAWDRGEGSADDVEGEIRRRLGFTGTSDELRRLWCGAFEPDPEVLAAVDLVRAHPTALFTDNDALLRAALPGRLPEVSARFDVLAFSCVLGATKPAGEAFAGALGLLGATAHEAFFVDDREANVRAARELGMTAVLFEGGVALRRTLEGRLTG from the coding sequence ATGAAGCCCCGGGTGTTCCTCTTCGATCTCGGCGGTGTCGTGTGCCGCTTCCACCGTGAGCGGCGGCTGGACCGCCTCGGGGCGGCGTGCGGGCTGCCCGCGCACCGCGTCGAGGAGGAGCTCTACGCGTCGGGGCTGATCTCCGCCTGGGACCGGGGAGAAGGGAGCGCCGACGACGTGGAGGGGGAGATCCGGCGGCGCCTCGGATTCACCGGTACGTCCGACGAGCTGCGCCGCCTCTGGTGCGGGGCGTTCGAGCCCGATCCGGAGGTGCTTGCCGCCGTCGACCTCGTCAGGGCGCACCCGACGGCCCTGTTCACGGACAACGACGCGTTGCTGCGCGCCGCGCTGCCCGGCCGGCTGCCCGAGGTGAGCGCCCGCTTCGACGTGCTCGCGTTCTCGTGCGTGCTCGGTGCGACCAAGCCCGCCGGGGAGGCCTTCGCGGGCGCGCTCGGCCTGCTCGGCGCGACCGCCCACGAGGCGTTCTTCGTGGACGACCGCGAGGCCAATGTCCGGGCGGCGCGCGAGCTGGGGATGACCGCCGTGCTCTTCGAGGGCGGCGTCGCACTCCGGCGGACCCTGGAAGGGCGGCTCACGGGCTGA
- a CDS encoding DHA2 family efflux MFS transporter permease subunit → MTTSQRIEASPPGGSPSDKLDSKVLLVAGVVVLGGIMSILDITVVSVGLQTFQKTFHATSAQVAWTMTGYTLALASVIPLTGWAADRFGTKRLYLLAVVLFAAGSALCAAANSLEMLVAFRVIQGLGGGMLMPLGMTILTRAAGPERVGRVMAVLGIPMLLGPIFGPILGGWLIDHASWHWIFLINLPIGAIALVYAALVLPKDNVEPSETFDWVGVLLLSPGLATFLYGVSSIPETGTVWAAKVLVPAAIGLVLLVAFVPWALRPSNIHPLIDLRLFQNRDLSVSVIAMSLFAMAFFGASLLFPLYFQQVRGESAFDAGLLLAPQGIGAMITMPIAGMLADRIGPGKIVITGIAVITVGMGMFTQLTADTSYAYIITALAIMGLGMGASMMPIMASALATLREHTVARGSTLMNIVQQVAASIGTALFSVLLTNGIKDITATTPAGIKDQMGDAFASVFLVAAILVAVCLVPALLLPRKKVKAADPSAMMGH, encoded by the coding sequence ATGACCACGTCGCAACGGATCGAGGCGAGCCCTCCAGGGGGTTCGCCCAGCGACAAACTCGACAGCAAAGTCCTCCTCGTCGCCGGCGTCGTCGTGCTCGGCGGGATCATGTCCATCCTGGACATCACCGTGGTATCGGTGGGGCTGCAGACGTTCCAGAAGACGTTCCACGCGACCTCGGCCCAGGTGGCCTGGACGATGACCGGCTACACGCTGGCCCTGGCTAGCGTCATCCCGCTGACCGGCTGGGCCGCGGACAGGTTCGGGACAAAACGGCTCTATCTGCTCGCGGTCGTGCTGTTCGCGGCCGGGTCCGCGCTCTGTGCCGCCGCCAATTCCCTTGAGATGCTGGTCGCGTTCCGGGTCATCCAGGGCCTGGGCGGCGGCATGCTGATGCCGCTCGGCATGACGATCCTGACGCGCGCCGCCGGCCCCGAGCGGGTCGGCCGCGTGATGGCCGTTCTCGGCATCCCCATGCTGCTCGGTCCGATCTTCGGTCCCATCCTGGGCGGTTGGCTCATCGACCACGCCTCCTGGCACTGGATCTTCCTGATCAACCTGCCGATCGGCGCGATAGCCCTGGTGTACGCGGCGCTCGTGCTCCCCAAGGACAACGTGGAGCCGTCCGAGACCTTCGACTGGGTGGGCGTCCTGCTGCTCTCGCCCGGCCTGGCGACCTTCCTGTACGGCGTCTCGTCCATCCCGGAGACCGGCACCGTCTGGGCCGCCAAGGTCCTGGTGCCCGCGGCCATCGGCCTGGTGCTGCTCGTCGCGTTCGTCCCCTGGGCGCTGCGGCCCAGCAACATCCACCCGCTGATCGATCTGCGGCTCTTCCAGAACCGCGACCTCAGCGTCTCGGTGATCGCCATGTCGCTGTTCGCCATGGCGTTCTTCGGCGCCAGCTTGCTGTTCCCGCTCTACTTCCAGCAGGTGCGCGGGGAGTCGGCGTTCGACGCCGGGCTGCTTCTCGCTCCGCAGGGTATCGGCGCGATGATCACCATGCCGATCGCCGGAATGCTCGCGGACCGTATCGGCCCCGGCAAGATCGTCATCACCGGCATCGCGGTCATCACCGTCGGCATGGGCATGTTCACCCAGCTCACCGCCGACACGTCCTACGCGTACATCATCACCGCGCTCGCCATCATGGGTCTCGGTATGGGTGCCTCGATGATGCCGATCATGGCGTCGGCGCTGGCCACCCTGCGGGAACACACGGTGGCCCGCGGCTCGACCCTGATGAACATCGTCCAGCAGGTGGCCGCCTCGATCGGTACCGCCCTGTTCTCGGTGCTCCTCACCAACGGCATCAAGGACATCACCGCGACCACCCCCGCCGGCATCAAGGACCAGATGGGCGACGCCTTCGCCTCGGTGTTCCTGGTGGCGGCCATCCTGGTCGCCGTGTGCCTCGTCCCCGCGCTGCTGCTGCCGCGCAAGAAGGTCAAGGCCGCGGACCCGAGCGCCATGATGGGCCACTGA
- a CDS encoding right-handed parallel beta-helix repeat-containing protein, giving the protein MNRTLNVVRATAASATAALLTALLAAPAGAAPGGTRTLYAAPDGRGSSCTAARPCTLDGARDLARAETRRAVRVLLKDGTYRLDAPLELGAADSGTTWAAAPGAHPVLSGGRDLTGWRKNADGTWTAPVPEGTTPRQLFIDGRRATRARGEACPASTCDATTTGMTGATATGIDRWAHPTDAEAVIRIRWRNYHCRIAGVSGDTLTFAQPCWTNSASGTDRTGPAWDTTAVDSTRYSGVAFFENAAELLDEPGEFVWNSADRTVTYLPREGENMRHARAVTPHTEQLLTVDGAHDLTVRGIGFAYAAYRQPGTDEGYAGMQAGLTLTGATGPVDHAGRYYTKPAAAVTVRGGRQVTVDTGRFTHLGGAGAILEAGTKDSAVIRSTFTDLSSGAVYVGDTEPLPEAALVGERNTVAYNTISRTGVEYTDAVGIWAGYEAGLTVDHNSLDHLPYSAISVGWGWNQPEAQKSVLRDNKVTDNRITDVMEVARQQHDGGAIYTQGAQPGTVVSGNYINRSAYGNTERDGNGIYLDEQSSYITVEKNVITRIGYKWVSNWADYGIQNTARGNWTDTAAPALGGTGSVMTGNHTGLDRLPAAALAVAARAGAHGGPVEQLRTDLARAGAATQSSTDGTATADRALDADTNTDTRTLAEDGAWWQVDLGAVRHLRQVEVWNDASTTTADFDIVTDGGTVHVSGKALRPTVVNLDSRTRTVRIVKTGTGRVALSQVLIH; this is encoded by the coding sequence GTGAACCGCACCCTGAACGTCGTACGCGCCACCGCCGCATCCGCCACCGCGGCGCTCCTGACCGCCCTGCTCGCCGCCCCGGCCGGGGCCGCGCCCGGCGGCACCCGCACCCTGTACGCCGCCCCGGACGGCCGCGGCTCCTCCTGTACCGCGGCCCGCCCCTGCACCCTCGACGGCGCCCGCGACCTGGCCCGCGCCGAGACCCGCCGCGCGGTCCGCGTACTCCTGAAGGACGGCACGTACCGGCTCGACGCGCCCCTGGAGCTCGGCGCCGCCGACTCCGGCACCACCTGGGCCGCCGCGCCCGGCGCCCACCCCGTCCTCTCCGGCGGCCGGGATCTCACCGGCTGGCGGAAGAACGCCGACGGCACCTGGACCGCCCCCGTTCCCGAGGGCACCACCCCGCGCCAGCTCTTCATCGACGGCCGGCGCGCCACCCGCGCCCGGGGCGAGGCCTGCCCCGCGAGCACCTGCGACGCCACCACCACCGGCATGACCGGCGCCACCGCGACCGGCATCGACCGGTGGGCGCACCCCACGGACGCCGAGGCCGTCATCCGTATCCGCTGGCGCAACTACCACTGCCGGATCGCGGGCGTCAGCGGTGACACCCTCACCTTCGCCCAGCCCTGCTGGACCAACTCCGCGAGCGGCACCGACCGCACCGGACCCGCCTGGGACACCACCGCCGTCGACTCCACCCGCTACAGCGGTGTCGCGTTCTTCGAGAACGCCGCCGAACTCCTCGACGAACCGGGCGAGTTCGTGTGGAACTCCGCCGACCGCACCGTCACCTACCTCCCGCGCGAGGGCGAGAACATGCGCCACGCGCGGGCCGTCACCCCGCACACCGAACAGCTGCTCACCGTCGACGGCGCCCACGACCTCACCGTCCGCGGCATCGGCTTCGCGTACGCGGCCTACCGGCAGCCCGGCACCGACGAGGGCTACGCGGGAATGCAGGCCGGTCTCACCCTGACCGGAGCCACCGGCCCCGTCGACCACGCGGGCCGCTACTACACCAAACCGGCCGCCGCCGTCACCGTGCGCGGCGGCCGGCAGGTCACCGTCGACACCGGCCGCTTCACCCACCTCGGCGGCGCCGGAGCGATCCTGGAGGCCGGTACCAAGGACAGCGCGGTCATCCGCTCCACGTTCACCGACCTCTCCTCGGGTGCGGTCTACGTAGGCGACACCGAGCCCCTGCCGGAGGCCGCGCTCGTCGGGGAACGCAACACCGTCGCGTACAACACCATCAGCCGCACCGGCGTCGAGTACACCGACGCGGTCGGCATCTGGGCCGGGTACGAGGCAGGCCTGACCGTCGACCACAACAGCCTGGACCACCTCCCGTACTCGGCGATCTCCGTCGGCTGGGGCTGGAACCAGCCCGAGGCGCAGAAGTCCGTGCTCCGCGACAACAAGGTGACGGACAACCGCATCACCGACGTCATGGAGGTCGCCCGTCAGCAGCACGACGGCGGTGCCATCTACACCCAGGGCGCCCAGCCCGGCACGGTCGTCAGCGGGAACTACATCAACCGCTCCGCGTACGGCAACACCGAGCGCGACGGCAACGGCATCTACCTCGACGAGCAGTCCTCGTACATCACGGTCGAGAAGAACGTCATCACCCGCATCGGCTACAAGTGGGTGTCCAACTGGGCCGACTACGGCATCCAGAACACCGCGCGCGGCAACTGGACCGACACCGCCGCCCCCGCGCTCGGCGGCACCGGCTCCGTCATGACCGGCAACCACACCGGCCTCGACCGGCTCCCGGCCGCCGCCCTCGCCGTCGCCGCCCGCGCCGGCGCCCACGGAGGCCCGGTCGAGCAGCTGCGCACCGACCTGGCCCGTGCCGGCGCGGCCACCCAGTCCTCGACCGACGGCACCGCCACCGCCGACCGTGCGCTGGACGCGGACACCAACACCGACACCCGCACGCTCGCCGAGGACGGCGCCTGGTGGCAGGTGGACCTCGGAGCCGTCCGGCATCTCCGCCAGGTCGAGGTCTGGAACGACGCCTCCACCACCACGGCCGACTTCGACATCGTCACCGACGGCGGCACCGTCCACGTCAGCGGCAAGGCCCTGCGCCCCACCGTCGTGAACCTGGACAGCCGGACCCGCACGGTACGGATCGTGAAGACGGGCACGGGCCGGGTCGCCCTCTCCCAGGTGCTGATCCACTGA
- a CDS encoding ABC transporter permease subunit: MADTAPPLPREKRRTRRRRGEEPAPPGPDIAAPHRLTLGQRLKRDRVMLLLTLPGLLYFVVFHYVPLLGYVVAFQDYQPYLGYMHSVWVGFANFTAAFSEPAFWSATFNTLEIALVQLVFFFPVPIALALLLNSIASDRLRRFVQSVVYLPHFIGWVIIVSIFQQILGGAGVLPDVLGGMGLPRYDMMSDPDAFPWLLTLQVAWKDAGWGTIIILAALLNIDRQQYEAAAIDGAGPRRRLWHVTLPGIAPVLILLLILNLGQILSVGFEQILLQRDAVGPDAGEVLDTYVYYHGIKDNDWGVAAAVGLVKAVIGTALVLGANKFAHRLGHEGVYRGADR; the protein is encoded by the coding sequence ATGGCTGACACAGCACCCCCGCTGCCGCGCGAGAAGCGGCGAACGCGGCGAAGGCGGGGCGAAGAACCCGCCCCGCCCGGCCCGGACATCGCCGCCCCGCACCGGCTCACGCTCGGACAGCGCCTCAAACGCGACCGGGTGATGCTGCTGCTCACCCTGCCCGGCCTGCTCTACTTCGTCGTCTTCCACTACGTGCCGCTGCTCGGCTACGTGGTGGCGTTCCAGGACTACCAGCCCTACCTCGGCTACATGCACAGCGTCTGGGTGGGCTTCGCCAACTTCACCGCGGCGTTCAGCGAACCCGCCTTCTGGAGCGCGACGTTCAACACCCTGGAGATCGCCCTCGTCCAGCTGGTGTTCTTCTTCCCGGTGCCCATCGCGCTGGCCCTGCTGCTCAACAGCATCGCCAGCGACCGCCTCCGGCGCTTCGTGCAGAGCGTCGTCTATCTGCCGCACTTCATCGGCTGGGTCATCATCGTCTCGATCTTCCAGCAGATCCTGGGCGGCGCCGGGGTCCTGCCCGACGTCCTGGGCGGTATGGGCCTGCCCCGCTACGACATGATGAGCGACCCGGACGCCTTCCCCTGGCTGCTCACCCTCCAGGTCGCCTGGAAGGACGCCGGCTGGGGCACCATCATCATCCTCGCGGCCCTCCTCAACATCGACCGGCAGCAGTACGAGGCCGCCGCGATCGACGGAGCCGGACCCCGGCGCCGGCTGTGGCACGTGACCCTGCCGGGCATCGCCCCCGTGCTCATCCTGCTGCTCATCCTGAACCTCGGGCAGATCCTCTCCGTCGGCTTCGAGCAGATCCTGCTCCAGCGCGACGCGGTCGGACCGGACGCCGGCGAGGTGCTCGACACCTACGTCTACTACCACGGCATCAAGGACAACGACTGGGGCGTCGCCGCCGCCGTCGGACTCGTCAAGGCGGTCATCGGCACCGCACTCGTGCTGGGCGCCAACAAGTTCGCCCACCGACTCGGCCACGAAGGGGTGTACCGCGGTGCTGACCGCTGA